Part of the Sorghum bicolor cultivar BTx623 chromosome 1, Sorghum_bicolor_NCBIv3, whole genome shotgun sequence genome, gcacttcTTTTTTTGGAGACGGAGCCAACCTATTTTAGTGTTTGGTTGAAGAATTGGAGACAGAGCGGCTCCGttcagtgtttggttgaaggaatTTAGTGTTTGGTGGGAGCCAACCCGGATGGAGCGGCTCCGTCCGCCAGATTTTGACGGACGAGTCCAACCCGCATCTGAGAGGAATATTCCACTCTGGAGCCAACCCAACCCTTccatcctccaaccaaacagccaCAAGAACGGGTTCGCTCCGACCCGGCTCGCCCcgctctccaaccaaacacacggttagTAGCTTGTGGGTGTCCAGGCACccataaaattttgaaaaaccACTACTAGAAACACATTTTTCTCATGGTTGTGGATTAAATTTTTGCACATATAAAAGAGAAGCACACCCATCTAATTCGTTCTAGCTTCGCCTCTGCGAACAGATGCCActggctgatgatgatgaagaaggcGCCCGGTGCAACGTGCCCGCCAAGCGTGCCCATGGCCTCCTCTCTGTAGCTTTTGCGTGGAGCAGTGGAGAGAAGAAGAGGAGGCAAGCCAAGTGTTGTCGCTGTGGGCTCGTTGCGTGTGGAGAGCGAGCTAGTGTGTGCGACCTTTGGAACGCGACCGGCCTGAGGTATGACCTCCACTAGCTTTTTTTTAGGAACATGACCTCCACTAGATGGACCCTATCGTTTTATACATTGCCCTCATGGCCGCTGTGGGCCGCTCACCTGCAATTTTGCCGCAGCCTGTCACGACGAGATGTCCGAGGAGcctcatttttttttgaatttgaccccatttttttaaaaaaaattaacatTTAGACATCTGGATAACGTAAACCTAACTTTGAACCTAGAGGATGGATGCCATTACTCAAGGCATCAAGGTTACATCTCGAAGCCATAACTCACGGAGTCCAGCTCCATGGCCCAACCGCACGTGGCTGCTGACATGACAAAGAAAAGACGTCGATGCCATAGATCACGGTGTCGAGTTCGACGCCACATATCACAGCGTCGAGCCCTTGCTTCTGTATAGTGCACCCACCGGTCGGCGAGCCATCGGGCCCCGCCCGTGGGGGCGGTGCCCCTTTCTTGTTGGTCGTCCAAGACGAGGCGACGCCCACTGCCTGCTGCCCCTCTTGAATCCCCTCGACCGGCAGTGAGCAATTGCACAGGTATTTTTTTTTACCAATTTCATGCTTTAGTTGTCAATAGTTTAGATAGTATAGGTAGGTTTTTAAGATTAGTAATAATGTATCTAAGACTATAAAATACATCTAATAGGTCAAATCAATGCGTTGAAAAGGAAGAGGGGAGAGAGTATATCTGAAGATCTATGGATCAAATCAAAGTTTTTAGTTGGGTGGGTTTGGGAGAGGAAGAACCTAGGAGGGATGAAGAACAAACGAAACATGTTGGGTTAGGAAAAGATGGACGTTGATTTTGAATCCAGGCTTGACGCCGTGATTTGTGGCGTCGAGCTCAACGTCGTGATCTATGGCATCGAGCTTTCTGCCATGTCAGTAGCCACATGCGGTTGGAGAGCTCGACGTCGTGAGTCATGGCATCGATGCGTGTAACCTTGACGCCACAAGTAATGGCGTCGACCCCTTGGGTCCAAAGTTGGGTTGTGTTGTCAGGGAGGTCTAAATGTTAAATTTCTTTTAAAAAGGGTTAAAttcaaaaaaatggacaaggttAAAAAGCATGGCGCCAGCCTATTGGAATAGTGTTCTCTAATTTTAATAATAACTGAGTTTAAGTTATTTTTGTTGTTAGCTTGTTAAAATGAAGCAAAAAAATGTAGTATTAAGGGATTCAACCTAGGTGCTTGAGGTAAGATGTTGACTTCCTAACCAGTTGGACAACAATAAAGTTGTGTCAAGTAGTCTGGAACAACAGTGCTTGTTCTAACAGTTTGGTGTCAATAGCAACGGTGTCAAGCTTGACGCCAATAATAACGACGTCATAATGGATGCCACATCAGCTCCACGCATACATTAGTGCAACAAtcttagagcaagtttaataatatagCTCATTTGCTGGCTGTAAGATTCTTTGCAGTCTTCTCCCAGCCCATTCATACAATAGTTAATTATTCACTATTGACACATGGCTCACTTAACTCTCTTacaaagtttcttggttcttgtgtctaagctggctgtaagcttacaacctgcttctcctctctctcttcctttctcttctccacatcagcatttagcCCATTATAATATTTACTCTTAGTGCCAATAGGGCCGGTATTATGCGGTGTAACCTTGGTGCCAATGGTAATAGCGCCAAAAAGACAGTAACCTTGGTGTCAACAATGATGATGCTAAGCTAAGGGTCTATTTTTTAAAAACACATATTTAAAAGAATCTTTGAAAAAAtagctaaaaataaaaagacggcCAACCAACGCTAGTTCGACCACCAAGACCCATACTTACTTTAAAAATCTAAATAAAGCACCAAATATTTTGGAGTCAAATTAACCCAATTACTTTTCGAGGACCAGCCATGCcatactagggccttgtttagttccaaaaattttcaaagaatcttgcgacacatgcatgatgcattaaatatacataaaaacaaaaattaattacatagccgtaaatcgcgagacgaatattttaaacctagttactctataattgaataatgtttatcaaataaaaaaatttggaaactaaacaaggcctagatacgACGCCTAAATATGGTCGAGCATGACAGCGCTATCTTCCAAATATTCTacgatggattcttctaattAAGGCTTTATTTAGTTAACAAAAAGCAATtaatgtctaattatagactaattagacttaatagatttgtctcacaaaatacatgcaaactatgcaattagttatttttttatctatatttaatgatccatgtatatatccaaatattcgatgAGATGgggtaaaaagtttttgggtgaaactaaacaaggcctaaaaaagttatgaatttttagtTGCATGGCCGAAAACAAACTCGGGCAATAACTGGATAGCCAAAACTTAAGCCCAGTGCATATATTATCTAGAATTACCTGTTGGAACAAACTATGCAACCCAGCCACCAACCAACTACATGCAATGCgataccatatatatatcgaAATAAAACAGGAAGACATGAATTCTAGGAGCAACCAATGCAGAACCAGGACACATGCTAAATGTTCACATTACTGAAACATCACACATGTGAAGGTCTCGTCAGATAACATGCACGGGTGGTCTTCTGCCAGGCAGAACAGATCCATATGCTTCCAATATACAAATCTACCAAATCACAGGTCACAGCACATCAATCGCCGATCACATGAGACCCAAAAAATGCTATGAATGAATGATACTACGGAATACGGATAAGGCAAACCAATCGAGCTCAGAACTCCTCAACAGAGACGGCTTCGCGAGGGACCTCATAAGCATCCTTCTGCCTCAGCTTCTTCACACCGGCGATGAAGCATATCTTGTCAGACTTGTAGCTCTCGAGGCTCACGCTTGCCACCTTCACCCATACCACCACCTTGGTCTTCATGCCTTCAACCCCGGAGAGCTTGCCTCGGGACAGAGTCGCTTTGACACGAGGAGCATACCGTATTGTGGAGGAATCCTTGAAGCTCACCTCGCAGGGTTTGGACAGGTGCACCACCAGCTTCGAGGTTGATTCGTCGTACTCATAGCAGATGATGTTACGAGGGAAGAGACCTGGAGGGAGGTTGTGCTCACGGAGTAGATCAGAGAGCGACTTCTTGTGTCCTGGGCAGAAGAAACTGATGTCAGTGCATATTTTTGAAATATCAATTATACAACTGCGCAAAGGTGCTACGGTATGAGGTTAACAAAGAGATAAACGAACATAATTCAGAATCAGAAAGTGTTGAGTTTTGAAGGAAAGTCTAACTTCATGGAGCAATTTTGACTTAGAATTTCAAAAAATATAGCAACTGAAATTTATGACGCTACAGAGAATAAAAGATATCTACAATATTTCAATTATTTATCATATAGACCAGCCCAACTTGCTTTGGGACTAAAATGTTTTTATTGTTATTGTTCAATTGTTCATCACAGAAATTGCAATCAGACAAATAAGATAACTGTGATCCACCAATAAATCAGGAGGAAGACATCAAAGAGTAATTAGACATAGTATCCACTAACAATTGAAATGGATATATATAGATTATGAACATATTATTGACAAGACCTGTATTTGGCAAAAGGAAAAGTACACGAAAAAAGTGAGGAACCCAGTTTGCAAAGCAGTTTATTCAGAACAAAGGTATCCTGTACTGAAAGCTTTGACAGGAGTTAAGCTGACCAGCTACATTATCAATTGCTTTTGTCCTTCTGGCCACAACAAATTAGATGCTGCTTAGAAGCAAGTGTGCTATGACAAACAATGGGCATTGCAGTACAGGCTGGCAAATCAAGCAGCTAGTTGGTGCTTCCTACTACCAGGACATACACTGCACAGTCTTGCTAATACCGCCGAAGACATGAGGAGGACCAACGCCAAGATTGCACGTAAAACAAGCTGTTAGGTGAGCAAGTCCCCAATCCATTGCTCCTCTATGGACTTCTGAATAATGGCATCAACGAAAAACTGGGActttatcttaaaaaaaaacatgGGCCAGATGCCAACCAATGCAGAGCAGCAGGATGTCACAAAAGTCATTTCAGTTTGGCCCCCATGTGCACTACTTTGCAGATCAAAAGGGTACAGGAAATCCAAGAAAAGCTAGATCCAATCAGAGGAAAGGCTAGGAATCAGGCAGCCAGTACATATAATCATATTAAATAAAGCTCTCTTTCCCGCATTGCTTTGGTTTTACGCATGAGGCAAAGAAAAGCTAACCGCAATGGATAATTGCACTGATGATGTTGCCAAAACAACCTAACATGCAACTAGAAGGTTCTAATTCATCATCTACATCTCTTCAGAGTCACTCTCATTTTCACAGCCCATCATGTACATCTCTTCAGAGTCACTCTCATTTTAACAGCCACAAAACCAACCATGGAATGGAACAGAACTGTACCTTTGAGCTTCTCGAAAACCCATTTTGCCTTCTCCTCCACCGTGCTCGATAAACGCTGCAGGTAAGATCAAAGGCTGTCAGTTTGGTCATACTGCTGAACTTAACGGCTTTCATCTAAAGTTGAAATTGATCTACTATATCGTCGCCCCAGTTCAATCAAAGAGGGATTTTTCCTTTACCACTCTACTAGTACTTGCTATGAGTAAAACACGATGGGGGTGAATTTAGTGCAGCCTCATCAAGGAGGGAAAATGTGCAAACGAGAATAATCCACTAAAATAGATGCTCGAAGAAGTTGAATCATCAGAGGTTCAGAGCAGTGACAAGAACCAGAAGGAAAAGAAAGGACTTCACATTAGCACAACCATGAGCCATGCAATGCAACAGGTAGTATTTCTAATCTCATCAACTTCCCCAGGACGGCAGGACCGGATAAAATAAAGATTGAAAGCAGCGGATCCAACGCAATGCCCGTGACCGGGAGGCTGGAGCAACCGCTTGCGCCGAAAGGCGAGACGGAAAAGGAGAGATGGCGGCGACGGTGAGCACTCACGGAGATGTCGCCGCCGATGGCGGAGAGCTCCTGCTTGGCCTTGCGGGAGATGGTGAAGCTGCCGAGCTTGGTGAGCGCCTTCTCCATCCTCCCTCCGGACGCGCGGCCGCTCCGCTAAACTTGCTGGTTCTCTCTTCTCTGCGCCGCTCGGCCGCTCTTCTGGTGGTGGTGGGGTGCCGCAAGATGGGCGACAGAAGAACCAGGTTCAAAGATGCGGCGCTCGGCCCGGCGGACCCCGATAAATAGGCAACGGCACGCGGATCGAGAGGGTCGTGGGCCTGCGGCGCCGGATCCTTTGCGACAGTGAGGCCTGCTTCCATATTTGCTGCCGTAAACCTGgtcctttttttctctctcacttttttctttattttttgggGGCTGACTGGATAATGATGCCAGTTTCCATTTGACAGCAACAGCAAGCGTGCGATTTGTTGTCGTTGCCATAATTCAAGCAGGTTTCCGTCTATGCGAAATTCTCAGAAAGAATCATCCACATCTATGATCTATCTACTACTCGCTCAAATTCGAGAGCGTTCGTTATTCAAAAGTCGAATTTGACAAaagtataaggccttgtttagttcaccctggaaaccaaaaagttttcaagatttcccgtcacatcgaatcttgtggcacatgcatgaaacattaaatatagacgaaaataaaaactaattacacagtttagctggaaatcacgagacgaatcttttgatcctaattagtctataattggataatatttgtcacaaacaaacgaaagtgctacagttccgaaaagttttcacttttcggaactaaacaaggcctaagtattgGTGCGGTGGATGCGTGGACAGTTTTTTCTTTCACCGGCCACCGTGAGAGCCGGAGGGTGGACGTTGTTGGTGCAATGCGGCAGGAGCGGGGCCGTTGGTGCCAGCGCTCGTGCCTGCGTGACCGAGTTCTTGTCACGGGAGGACGAGCGAGGACGCACCGCGCGGCGCGGAGCCGATCGTTCCTCTGAAGCGGCCGCGGGAACGGAATCCATCAAGCTGGAGCAGCACACGGAGTATACcaaacataaaaaaaaaaaaaaaacttatgcAAATGTGATAGGCCAGCCAGCAGCCTGCAGCCTACATCCTCTAGCTTACTTTTCAGCACATCGGTTTCGAGCCAGGCATTCTTCCTTGTCCGGTGTAATGCACGGCTCACGGCTGTCCTACAAAAAAAAACGTTATCTACCCGTTTGTAGATTGTGACTCGTCAACCAGGCCGTGTGGCTCttctagcttttttttttttttttttgatcggAGCGTTTGCACAAGCTACTCACAGGACGCACGTCGCACCCTGAGAACCTCGGCGGCTGGGCTTAAGCTACCTTGGGCCGATCCGCAAGCCCGCGAGCTCTATCTTACCCAGACGGCCCACTTCTGGACGCCACGCTGGTTGGCCCGCCAGCTCGCCTCCTCGCCCGCACTATGTGGGCTTGCGGCGTGGGTCTGCGGCTCGTCCCGCGCTGCTTTGCCTGCCGGTTGCAGCCGCAGGGCGCTTCTTCGTTTCTTCCACCcttccgccgccaccgccgccgccgcacccgTTCCTGCTCCCTTCGAGTGGAGATGGCGCTCTACCGTCGTATCCTGCTCCTCCGCCGCCTCTCCCACCTCCACCCCTCGCCAGCCCCCGCCATCTGCTCCTCACCCCCACCCACCCTTGCGGGGCTCCTCACCCCGACGGGGCGCCGCCACTTCGCCTTCTCCTCCGCCGAGGAAGCCGCCGCcgaacgccgccgccgcaagCGCCGCCTCCGCATCGAGCCTCCAATCAACGCGCTCCGCCGTTCCCCGCCTCCCCCGCGGGACCCCAACGCGCCCCGCCTCCCGGACACTACGTCCGCGCTCGTCGGCCCGCGCCTCAGCCTCCACAACCGCGTCCAGTCCCTCATCCGCTCGGGTGATCTCGACGGCGCCTCCGTCGTCGCCCGCGCCGCCGTCTCCTCCCGCGTCCGGCCCACCGTCTTCACCTGCAACGCCGTGGCCGCGGCCATGGTCCGCGCCGCCCGCCACGATGACGCCGTCGCGCTCTTCGAATTCTTCTTCCGCCGCTCCAACATCGTCCCCAACATCGTCTCCTACAACACCCTCATCCTCGCGCACTGCGAGGCCTGCCGCGTCGACACCGCGATGCAGGTGTACCACGACATGCTCGCGTCTGCGCCCTTCTCCCCCTCTGCCGTCACCTACCGCCACCTCACCAAGGGTCTTGTCGCTGCCGGCCGCATCCGTGACGCGCTCGATCTCCTCCGAGAGATGCTCTCCCGCAACGCTGGCGCCGACTCCCTCGTCTACAACAACCTCATCGCTGGATACATCGACCTCGGCGACTGGGACAAGGCCTTCGAGCTCTTCAACGAGCTCGCAGAGAGGTGCCTTGTCTACGACGGTGTCGTCCACACCACCTTCATGGAGGGCTACTGGAAACAGGGCAAGGACAAGGAGGCCATGGACAACTACCAGTCCCTTCTTGATCGGGGCTTTAAGATGACGCCAGCCACCTGCAACGTCCTGCTTGAGACACTCTTCAAGCACGGCAAGCACAAGGAGGCCAACGAACTATGGGAAACCATGATCGACAACCACAGCCCGCCAAGCTTCATCGGCATCAACGCCGAGTCCTACAACGTCATGGTTAACCAGTGCTTCAGGGAGGGCAAGTTCAAGGAGGCGATTGAGGTCTTCCACCGCCAGCCGAGGAAGAACGTCCAGATGGACGTTGGTTGCTTCAACAACATCATTGGCAAGCTCTGTGAGAATGGGATGCTAGCTGAGGCAGAAAAGCTCTTTGAGGAAATGGAGACGAAGTCTGTCCTTCCAGATGTGTACACCTACACTTACCTTGTTGACTCGTGCTTCAAGGAAGGCCGTGTGGAAGATACAATGCAGTATTTCTACAAAATGGCAGATGGGAGGGAGCATGGGCCAAAGTTCAATATTGGTTTCTTCAACCGCATGTTTGAAGGACTTACAGAAGCTGGCCAGATTGATGATGCCTTGAAGGTGTATGGGAGGATGCCTGACAAGGAGATCAAGCCAAACACGATCACTTTTGAAATCCTTGTCAAAGCCTTATGCAAAGAAGGGAACTTGGATCAAGCGAGGGACCTAGTGATGGACATGGCAAGGAATGGTATTGTGCCTCCTCCAGAGTTCCGTGAGTCTGTTGTTGACTTTTTCAAGAAGGCTGATCGACAGGAAGAAATTGAGAAAGCTTTTGAAGAAAAACCTATGCCAACACCTCAGCCAAGGACAGAGTATCAGTTGAGGAATGAGTATCGCTCTCGCAATGCAGTTGGTGCTGGTCAAGCAAAACAACCTGGCTTTAGCTCTACTCCAGCGGTGGAGCCTGGATTTGTTTACTCTCAGCCACGACAGTCAACGTTTAGTAACAATCAGAATCAGCAGCCTGAGTTTGGCTCATCTCATTCATGGAGTCCAGGTTTTGGTGCTCCTCAAGCACATGGATATGGTGCATCTCAGCCTGTACAAGCTGTAGTTGGTTCGTCTTACTCTCAACCACAACAGTCAAAATTTAGTAACAATCAAAATCAGCGGCCTGAGTTTGGCTCATCTCATTCATATAATTCAGACTTTGGTGCTCCTCAAGCACAGGCTGGATATGGTGCACCTCAGCCTGTACAGGCTGTAGCTGGTTCGTCATACTCTCAACCACAACAGTCAACATTTAGTAACAATCAAAATCAGCGGCCTGAGTTTGGCTCATCTCATTCTTATAATTCCGACTTCGGTGCTCCTCAAGCACAGCCTGGATATGGTGCACCTCAGCCTGTACAGGCTGTAGCTGGTTCGTCTCAGCTACGACAGTCACAGTTTGGTGCTTCTCAGGGTGTACCAGCATATAGTAACATAGGAAATCAGCATGGTCAGTTTGGCTCTCCACATGGAGAATCAAAATTTAGCAACCATCCACCACAAGTTGGGTATGGTGCCCAGTTGCCTCAGTCAGGGTATCGCTTTGAGCCCCAACAAGAACAGGCCGGATTTGGGAATCGAGGAGCGCTGCCTGCATATGTGGCTTCAAGCCAACCCTCATATGGTACCCGCTGGAGCTCAAGTGGTTATGGATCAACCCAGGGGCAACTGGGATACAGTGGCCCTCAAGCGCAGTCACATGAATCTCAGTTACCACATCACCAGGCAAGTTTTGGCATGCCACATGTCCAACATAACAATGACTTCTATAAATACAACCCTGGATACAGGCCATCTAATGGTCTGCAGGGATTTGATGCTACCCATGGTGATTCTGAAACTGCTTCATCTAAAGACCATCAAGAGACTACCCCTCCTGAAGATGGGCAACAAGTAGCATTTATGAAAGCATGAGGACTGCATACATATTTTGGCTTCAAGACAAAAAGGATTTTCAGACATAAAATGAATTAGTCTCTTTAGATATGATGAagattttaatggatagatgtGAATCAGGCTCCCATGTTGTTCCCATAGTCCTCACTGCTGTACCGTTTAACTGAATTCATCTGATGTTTCTCAGGATTAAGGAACACTTTTTACTGTTTGTTTAAATTCGAACTTTTAGTCAGCATGCTTGGTGCATTTGGAAGTATATGGTATTGCTaatctattttttatttacagGTATTGATCTATGTAGGATTCTAatttttatttaaatatattgacAATCTATCGGTTCTTACAAAGACTCGTCCTTCAATTTGTGTACAGCAGAATTGATATGTTT contains:
- the LOC8054216 gene encoding uncharacterized protein At5g01610 produces the protein MEKALTKLGSFTISRKAKQELSAIGGDISRLSSTVEEKAKWVFEKLKGHKKSLSDLLREHNLPPGLFPRNIICYEYDESTSKLVVHLSKPCEVSFKDSSTIRYAPRVKATLSRGKLSGVEGMKTKVVVWVKVASVSLESYKSDKICFIAGVKKLRQKDAYEVPREAVSVEEF
- the LOC8054217 gene encoding pentatricopeptide repeat-containing protein At1g10270, giving the protein MALYRRILLLRRLSHLHPSPAPAICSSPPPTLAGLLTPTGRRHFAFSSAEEAAAERRRRKRRLRIEPPINALRRSPPPPRDPNAPRLPDTTSALVGPRLSLHNRVQSLIRSGDLDGASVVARAAVSSRVRPTVFTCNAVAAAMVRAARHDDAVALFEFFFRRSNIVPNIVSYNTLILAHCEACRVDTAMQVYHDMLASAPFSPSAVTYRHLTKGLVAAGRIRDALDLLREMLSRNAGADSLVYNNLIAGYIDLGDWDKAFELFNELAERCLVYDGVVHTTFMEGYWKQGKDKEAMDNYQSLLDRGFKMTPATCNVLLETLFKHGKHKEANELWETMIDNHSPPSFIGINAESYNVMVNQCFREGKFKEAIEVFHRQPRKNVQMDVGCFNNIIGKLCENGMLAEAEKLFEEMETKSVLPDVYTYTYLVDSCFKEGRVEDTMQYFYKMADGREHGPKFNIGFFNRMFEGLTEAGQIDDALKVYGRMPDKEIKPNTITFEILVKALCKEGNLDQARDLVMDMARNGIVPPPEFRESVVDFFKKADRQEEIEKAFEEKPMPTPQPRTEYQLRNEYRSRNAVGAGQAKQPGFSSTPAVEPGFVYSQPRQSTFSNNQNQQPEFGSSHSWSPGFGAPQAHGYGASQPVQAVVGSSYSQPQQSKFSNNQNQRPEFGSSHSYNSDFGAPQAQAGYGAPQPVQAVAGSSYSQPQQSTFSNNQNQRPEFGSSHSYNSDFGAPQAQPGYGAPQPVQAVAGSSQLRQSQFGASQGVPAYSNIGNQHGQFGSPHGESKFSNHPPQVGYGAQLPQSGYRFEPQQEQAGFGNRGALPAYVASSQPSYGTRWSSSGYGSTQGQLGYSGPQAQSHESQLPHHQASFGMPHVQHNNDFYKYNPGYRPSNGLQGFDATHGDSETASSKDHQETTPPEDGQQVAFMKA